From one Mycobacterium colombiense CECT 3035 genomic stretch:
- a CDS encoding S1 family peptidase produces MDEAFNDEASVGYVFDFRNSDVVVVDVMGAKIGPTVVPVLYRHDGTRTSIEGSAFCIASSPDSPQALYVTARHVVEQLVPPRLGVEPFVLIPGNELHVDGATPRYLHAVPIKHVTMAETYCDVAVLIVDRSDSPTEGIVPKTLRLSSSEPAVGEHCMALGYPQNVDELLYILQASRGRIEEVHPRQRDSSLVDFPSFRTTGTYLPSMSGGPIVADDMDVIGVVSTGTDTADGQPLGYGACVASILELTVNMLDGNGVRRDFRIPDLLREGYIKRGDGDLEMTRTPGGVELRWL; encoded by the coding sequence ATGGATGAGGCCTTCAACGACGAGGCATCGGTGGGGTATGTATTCGATTTCCGCAATTCGGACGTCGTCGTCGTCGACGTAATGGGCGCGAAGATAGGTCCCACCGTCGTACCCGTGCTTTACCGCCATGACGGCACGCGGACGTCCATCGAGGGAAGTGCATTCTGTATTGCTTCGTCACCCGACTCACCTCAGGCGCTGTACGTAACCGCCAGACACGTAGTTGAACAACTGGTGCCGCCTCGATTGGGTGTCGAGCCCTTCGTACTGATCCCGGGTAACGAACTGCATGTCGACGGAGCTACCCCCAGATACCTGCACGCTGTGCCCATCAAGCACGTGACTATGGCCGAAACCTATTGTGACGTCGCTGTGCTGATTGTCGATAGAAGCGACAGTCCAACAGAAGGGATCGTGCCGAAAACGTTGCGCTTGTCCAGCTCTGAGCCGGCCGTGGGAGAGCACTGTATGGCGCTCGGCTACCCACAGAACGTGGACGAGCTTCTATATATCCTTCAAGCCTCGCGTGGTCGGATCGAGGAAGTGCATCCCCGACAACGCGACTCCTCGTTGGTCGACTTTCCGAGCTTTCGTACAACAGGCACGTACTTACCGAGCATGAGTGGCGGGCCAATCGTCGCCGATGACATGGATGTCATTGGCGTGGTCTCAACGGGCACCGACACTGCTGACGGGCAGCCCTTGGGGTACGGAGCATGTGTCGCTTCAATCCTTGAGCTGACCGTCAACATGTTGGACGGCAACGGCGTTCGTCGCGATTTTCGTATTCCTGATCTACTACGTGAGGGTTACATTAAGCGGGGGGACGGCGACTTAGAGATGACCCGAACACCGGGTGGTGTTGAGCTTCGTTGGTTATAG